The proteins below come from a single Bactrocera dorsalis isolate Fly_Bdor chromosome 5, ASM2337382v1, whole genome shotgun sequence genomic window:
- the LOC105223426 gene encoding protein disabled isoform X2, protein MVKSLVSKLSAASSNLSLASTLSSVGVGSGSSGVQETNYAKHRNDPGRFFGDGVQFKAKLIGILEVGEARGDRMCQEALQDLKIAIRAAGEHKQRITIHVTIDGLRLRDEKTGDSLYHHPVHKISFIAQDMTDSRAFGYIFGSPDSGHRFFGIKTDKAASQVVLAMRDLFQVVFELKKKEIELARQQIQSKSIHEHQLASLSSLKSAAGGIGTGLGAHNDLSSTGGVGGGSTLSMLSGIGGQSRATASNRLGVNLDNKGAAKEMSPESVADLVDLEQELSSLQRGITQMERITPNEPGQPAVAGVSGKSVNEDDPFGDSFTNFPTYNLLPPPESGRSRHKPTKATDAAVNQTTASVSAGQNVTLSSLLSPAPVLNTSTGTLQQDDDDSWLHELDQQNDVFDTSKAGSMSIGVGLPMAPLAPSESTSTPTQQLSEHSTLVDVEAAANAATNASMQPSGGAAASTSAATLGVTSSSPTPVLGDGPPQAAASAAVKSDAFTDLDPLGTGRTRPYVDKKYFFQELKNPPKKVLNDLSSGGNGTVDITATGVHYTAASAVVDEFLSKEGLFEDALTAGMDEQGEVAQQMQPPQQTQHSLSAPLNITNTTHASGIAGLKTALNTNKTVVNITASATAAATTTTTTLLIGVLAPPCTVNICTCTISSTKYTSTASNVVVPRLTNTNHQLASSNSLLTTSTYSTNSTTASTLRMHHYQPTLSSATSSCTTTNIPTNLHLNHYTLDSTATAAGTTDDVVMMPRDTDPFSPTRKKSDPFQEGGDVFAKLDPFEFEFNSGDATNQRSSPTVSAETSRPADVFNGPLQVSLPPESSLSPTLAQPLSTAAQWRADVARLERQMAEPVAAMGNGSAIPPVGVNSSVRLRPTPSGQVSSVGQPSSVFKQQTADVISSISNKKMPHLFGQESDSLSENEAAPEPPPRPDSALHAEPPPLPPKKQFNDIVIRPRVTSGNAVPPRVAPPSVSSRYEFVNTTSKSLRGANSEVPPIPLPSRRVGRSDGTYPGPGRPRKPGHTDDDYLAPISGIGSIANAAAGDVPPLLPPPTQISTRNRAQRQQSLSKPQDIYENKLEILQQQQQQQQQKRQQALTDGGAEPNTATASLIPDITLSQLMTLSLDELAVKLNVPVSKLSTMTLVELTSYLSEFIEKSKPQREQALPSHMSPLPTRRVEMKSIKAESSPLPTQPTVFKVNFDQQATFVAKFDDTFGEDFSTHTADGQGQDAFANFEQFNEPPVGPSPIFTDTSQSAPIVPSADRYAVFREIIDKELQEQQENADLIGEVINENEDAGGSIISGTDVGGIAAVADDIGAQFEANFDDDDFLTSSGGPQVQPPKIDTKITEVVAQAKDRYAALRDIILVENLFDNKRPAALQASQEFPEFSDEFNEDQDQDLKHIMDGRASSIGPDRLGLVDSRGLPAEPSSSALTVEDDDEDDDGGAESSLDSNDKETRVAAAAQDKYEKLSTSTQQLDGEKSDKLDLNGSQPERCASQPSSNLLNAKQDNKFLTVAGSSGLSSSKDDLEIDELMQRAISNLSLDSRERISPANSATNMPTVIVTSGNSIALPRPNATLSSQAQFNDVSTSPIPLQKSPTPGVAQQQQRSPLSKSPQPSPVLSQLSAVSNLIDTATKQINIGSSLQQEPEVKHSKEFWATFDSPKPNIEKVDKRGRAAAKSTMKNSLLHLPPPPPSNTSQNDTAESPCSSDPRDYGWSKSTGVSRRWPKKERHQTSSSSRDISPCDDEPSDFQKPKRIPSGVPAIPPPSSDRHGYYVRHTRRLNSCDEDYDYEEEFNTRRDHRKLKPGLSRSRDNFDLESPSWYRHAPHHTWSPQDMEQAAGMRARAFERSAYERTTYGPPVYDKRGVALPPNASSSYDRRSGYDKRSKYYRDYARPNYDFDDYGDSPHERYRDAGSFEKPKVGRRSDYENIYDEGRSPMSGIIGSSGGGSSGYKTRGGDYMYDRERKSFDRESVESFESATRRRRSFGSGDVYGSMESHEEFRERYGPEKTRSLRKGMKLRATGDIEYEQDSENDFHQRTRMSGGGSSVNIPDTRSLQRPSQLISSNTGSTMSMGPGQPRARKSSGSSPWDGEEPPLPGQKSWKRPSSAADSERRLAESRRVAALGQTPSGSDGEKDRRFRKKQRSRGKEIPYSSSGLPPSNTGSRYSGTVAATTHSRDNYDYITYDDDDVGDEEDYADEDYDEPPTDEDKFERLNRRRHEMHQRMLESERRQHSMGKVPISSLKCSAPTAATKKYPTRGGEYDFDDYEQSPTSRSNASASLASAASSYIATTGVGGSTGSATKFSFDGGFESDFNQSSPPPAPAGTASSCNSTPAATTASACVTPATKSSFRFSNDFSEREKLHGFPQNSNSVSTAQQLDLDNTQSPAPHAMPPIITQKLRFDDNVKVSQFDDAAFEDDFSNAQFDFEKEDQWHADSLQSASSAALMTTAAKKHNLRNSKLQQRQELIKKSESINIFGKKSEDPFEDDEFFKAPGGEGALANNNNNNGNGQQLSKTGAGNGSGFQCDDDFNFAKFDENM, encoded by the exons ATGGTTAAGTCATTGGTTTCGAAGCTATCGGCCGCATCATCAAATCTATCGCTCGCTTCAACGCTCTCCTCGGTGGGTGTGGGCAGCGGCAGTAGCGGTGTGCAGGAGACGAATTACGCAAAAC ATCGCAATGATCCAGGTCGATTTTTCGGCGATGGCGTTCAATTCAAAGCGAAGCTTATTGGCATACTCGAAGTGGGCGAGGCGCGCGGCGATCGCATGTGCCAAGAAGCCCTACAAGATCTTAAAATAGCCATACGCGCAGCCGGCGAACATAAACAACGCATAACGATACACGTGACAATCGATGGGCTGAGACTGCGCGATGAAAAAACAGGAGATTCCCTCTATCATCATCCGGTGCACAAAATATCCTTCATTGCGCAGGATATGACCGATTCACGAGCATTTGGCTATATATTTGGTTCACCGGACAGCGGTCACCGTTTCTTTGGTATAAAGACTGACAAAGCGGCTAGTCAG GTCGTGCTGGCAATGCGCGATCTCTTTCAGGTTGTTTTCGAATTGAAGAAGAAAGAAATCGAATTGGCGCGACAGCAAATACAATCGAAATCCATACATGAACATCAGCTTGCCTCATTGTCGTCGCTTAAGTCCGCCGCGGGCGGTATTGGCACCGGCTTGGGTGCTCATAATGATCTTAGCAGCACTGGAGGGGTCGGAGGTGGTAGCACGCTCTCCATGTTAAGTGGCATTGGCGGGCAAAGTCGTGCAACAGCCTCGAATAGGTTGGGTGTTAACTTGGATAACAAGGGAGCAGCGAAAGAG ATGTCACCTGAATCAGTGGCCGATTTGGTTGATTTGGAACAAGAGTTGAGCTCCTTGCAACGCGGCATCACACAAATGGAACGCATCACACCCAACGAGCCAGGGCAACCTGCAGTAGCCGGCGTCTCTGGGAAGTCAGTTAACGAAGACGATCCTTTTGGAGACTCATTTACCAACTTTCCC ACTTACAATCTCTTGCCTCCACCAGAATCGGGACGCTCACGCCATAAGCCCACTAAGGCGACTGACGCGGCAGTAAATCAAACAACAGCATCAGTGAGCGCTGGTCAAAATGTTACGCTCTCCTCTCTACTTTCGCCTGCGCCGGTCTTGAACACTTCCACCGGCACTCTGCAACAAGACGACGACGACAGTTGGCTGCATGAACTGGACCAGCAAAATGATGTATTTGACACTTCAAAAGCCGGCAGCATGAGCATAGGTGTTGGCCTGCCAATGGCACCACTGGCCCCGAGCGAATCAACATCCACACCTACACAACAATTGAGCGAACATTCGACACTCGTCGATGTTGAAGCAGCTGCCAATGCGGCAACCAACGCGAGCATGCAACCGTCCGGCGGAGCTGCGGCATCGACCTCAGCAGCCACTTTGGGCGTCACATCGTCTTCGCCGACGCCGGTTTTGGGCGACGGACCGCCACAGGCAGCCGCGAGCGCTGCAGTGAAGTCAG ATGCTTTTACAGATTTGGATCCATTAGGCACGGGTCGCACACGTCCCTATGTCGATAAGAAATACTTCTTCCAAGAGCTTAAAAACCCACCCAAAAAAGTGCTCAACGACCTGTCTTCAGGTGGCAACGGCACCGTAGACATAACGGCAACAGGTGTGCACTACACGGCCGCCTCGGCGGTGGTCGATGAGTTTCTGAGCAAAGAGGGTCTCTTCGAGGATGCCCTAACCGCCGGTATGGACGAGCAAGGCGAAGTGGCTCAGCAGATGCAGCCGCCGCAGCAGACACAGCATTCTCTATCAGCACCACTTAATATTACTAACACTACTCATGCATCAGGTATAGCCGGCTTGAAAACAGCCTTGAACACTAACAAAACTGTAGTTAATATAACGGCGTCTGCAacagcagctgcaacaacaactacaacaactttACTAATCGGTGTGCTTGCACCACCATGCACGGTTAACATTTGCACCTGCACCATAAGCAGTACGAAATACACGAGCACCGCTTCTAATGTTGTTGTACCCAGACTAACGAATACTAACCACCAACTAGCGTCTAGCAACAGTTTACTAACAACCTCTACCTACTCTACTAATTCCACAACAGCTTCTACTTTAAGAATGCACCATTACCAGCCGACTTTATCGTCGGCAACGTCTTCGTGCACTACAACAAACATACCCACTAATCTACATTTAAATCATTACACTTTAGACTCCACGGCGACTGCTGCTGGAACAACTGACGATGTTGTGATGATGCCGCGTGACACCGATCCTTTCTCACCCACACGTAagaagagtgatccatttcagGAGGGCGGTGACGTGTTTGCCAAATTGGACCCATTCGAATTTGAATTTAACAGCGGTGACGCCACTAACCAACGTAGCTCTCCAACCGTCAGCGCGGAGACCTCTCGTCCTGCGGATGTCTTTAATGGTCCGCTGCAAGTTAGCTTGCCCCCGGAGAGCAGCCTTTCGCCCACGTTAGCGCAGCCGTTGAGCACAGCAGCGCAATGGCGTGCCGATGTAGCGCGCTTAGAGCGTCAAATGGCCGAACCGGTAGCAGCGATGGGCAACGGAAGTGCCATACCGCCAGTTGGTGTCAATAGCTCGGTGCGTTTGAGGCCAACACCTTCGGGTCAGGTCTCCTCGGTTGGACAGCCTTCTTCTGTATTTAAGCAGCAGACAGCGGACGTAATATCGAGCATTAGCAATAAGAAGATGCCACACTTATTTGGACAG GAGAGCGACTCACTAAGCGAGAATGAGGCGGCACCAGAGCCACCACCACGTCCGGATTCAGCATTGCATGCGGAGCCGCCGCCATTGCCGCCCAAGAAACAGTTCAATGATATTGTTATACGCCCACGTGTGACGTCCGGTAATGCGGTGCCTCCGAGAGTCGCGCCGCCCTCTGTGAGTAGTCGTTATGAGTTCGTTAATACAACGTCGAAGTCTTTACGTGGCGCTAATTCCGAAGTTCCACCAATACCATTGCCATCACGTCGTGTTGGTCGTTCTGATGGCACCTACCCGGGGCCTGGTCGACCACGTAAGCCTGGACATACTGACGATGATTACTTGGCGCCTATTAGTGGCATCGGTAGCATTGCGAATGCAGCTGCGGGTGATGTGCCACCACTTCTGCCACCCCCAACGCAAATCTCAACACGCAACCGTGCTCAACGCCAGCAATCACTTTCTAAGCCTCAGGATATCTACGAGAATAAATTGGAGATtttgcaacagcagcagcagcaacaacagcagaaaCGACAACAAGCGTTAACTGATGGTGGCGCCGAACCAAACACGGCAACGGCGTCTCTCATACCCGACATCACACTGAGCCAGCTTATGACTCTAAGTTTGGATGAGCTGGCAGTAAAGTTGAATGTGCCGGTGAGCAAGTTGAGCACTATGACATTGGTAGAACTAACATCGTATCTCTCGGAATTCATTGAGAAGTCAAAGCCACAGCGCGAGCAAGCGCTACCTAGCCATATGAGTCCTTTGCCGACGCGTCGTGTAGAAATGAAATCCATTAAGGCGGAGTCATCACCTCTACCGACTCAACCAACAGTTTTTAAGGTGAACTTTGATCAGCAAGCGACGTTTGTGGCAAAATTCGACGATACATTTGGCGAGGACTTCTCCACTCACACCGCCGATGGGCAAGGGCAAGACGCTTTTGCAAATTTCGAACAGTTTAACGAGCCACCAGTTGGTCCGTCTCCAATATTCACGGATACTAGCCAAAGCGCACCAATTGTGCCATCAGCCGATCGATATGCGGTTTTCCGTGAGATCATTGACAAAGAGCTGCAAGAGCAACAGGAAAACGCGGACCTAATTGGCGAAGTGATTAATGAGAACGAAGATGCCGGCGGCAGCATTATATCTGGAACTGATGTTGGAGGCATTGCTGCAGTAGCAGATGACATTGGTGCGCAGTTCGAGGCTAACTTTGATGACGACGATTTTCTTACGTCCTCTGGGGGTCCACAAGTGCAACCACCAAAGATTGATACGAAAATCACGGAAGTAGTGGCACAAGCAAAGGATCGGTATGCTGCGCTCCGCGATATAATTCTTGTCGAAAATCTTTTCGACAATAAGAGACCAGCGGCTTTGCAGGCATCTCAGGAGTTCCCCGAATTCAGTGACGAGTTCAATGAAGATCAAGATCAAGACCTTAAGCACATAATGGATGGGCGTGCCAGCAGCATTGGGCCCGACCGCTTAGGCTTAGTAGACAGTCGCGGCTTACCAGCCGAGCCTTCCTCATCCGCATTAACCGTCGAGGACGACGACGAAGATGATGATGGCGGAGCGGAAAGTAGTTTAGACAGTAATGATAAAGAAACCCGAGTGGCTGCTGCTGCGCAAGATAAATACGAAAAGCTGTCGACATCCACACAACAATTGGATGGTGAAAAATCTGATAAGCTAGATTTGAATGGCAGCCAACCCGAACGCTGCGCCTCACAACCTTCCTCGAATTTATTGAATGCCAAACAGGATAATAAATTCCTAACAGTTGCTGGCAGCAGCGGACTCTCTTCGTCCAAGGATGACTTGGAAATTGATGAACTTATGCAACGTGCCATATCGAATTTATCTTTAGATTCTCGCGAACGCATCTCCCCTGCAAATTCAGCGACCAATATGCCCACAGTAATTGTGACATCTGGCAACTCTATAGCTTTGCCACGGCCAAATGCCACGCTCTCGTCTCAGGCGCAGTTCAATGACGTTAGCACATCACCTATTCCCTTACAGAAGTCTCCGACACCAGGCGTTGCTCAGCAGCAACAAAGGTCACCACTGAGCAAATCGCCACAGCCGTCACCAGTCTTATCCCAACTATCCGCTGTCTCGAACCTAATTGACACAGCTACAAAACAAATCAACATTGGCAGCAGTTTGCAACAAGAACCTGAAGTAAAACATTCTAAGGAGTTTTGGGCGACTTTCGACTCACCTAAGCCAAATATCGAAAAGGTAGATAAACGCGGCAGGGCTGCTGCGAAGTCTACGATGAAGAATTCATTGCTACACTTACCACCGCCGCCGCCTTCGAACACCTCACAGAACGATACAGCGGAATCACCATGTTCGTCTGATCCACGTGATTATGGTTGGAGTAAGAGCACGGGCGTCAGTCGTCGTTGGCCAAAGAAAGAACGTCATCAGACTTCGTCTTCGTCTCGCGATATCAGTCCTTGCGATGATGAGCCGTCTGATTTTCAAAAGCCAAAACGCATTCCTAGTGGAGTGCCCGCAATACCGCCGCCTTCTTCAGATCGGCATGGGTATTATGTGAGACACACCCGCCGCTTGAACTCCTGTGATGAGGATTATGA CTACGAGGAGGAGTTCAACACACGACGTGATCATCGTAAACTAAAGCCAGGACTTTCGCGTAGCCGAGATAACTTCGATTTAG aatCTCCTAGTTGGTACCGTCATGCTCCACATCACACCTGGTCGCCGCAGGATATGGAGCAAGCAGCCGGTATGCGCGCACGCGCTTTCGAACGTAGCGCCTATGAACGCACCACATACGGACCTCCCGTCTACGACAAACGCGGCGTTGCGCTGCCGCCTAATGCATCTTCTAGTTATGATCGTCGCAGTGGCTACGACAAGCGCAGCAAATATTATCGTGATTACGCTCGTCCAAATTACGATTTTGATGATTACGGCGATTCGCCCCATGAACGTTATCGCGATGCCGGAAGTTTCGAGAAACCAAAGGTTGGGCGACGTTCTGACTATGAAAACATTTACGATGAGGGTCGCTCTCCTATGAGTGGAATAATCGGCAGTAGTGGCGGCGGCAGCAGTGGTTATAAGACACGCGGTGGGGATTACATGTACGATAGAGAGCGTAAGTCCTTCGATCGTGAAAGCGTCGAATCGTTTGAGAGCGCTACACGACGTCGGCGCAGTTTCGGAAGTGGCGATGTGTATGGAAGTATGGAAAGCCACGAAGAATTTCGTGAACGTTATGGACCGGAAAAAACACGCTCGCTGCGAAAGGGCATGAAGTTGCGCGCTACAGGCGATATTGAGTACGAGCAAGATTCGGAGAATGATTTTCATCAGCGCACACGCATGAGCGGCGGTGGAAGTAGTGTAAACATTCCGGACACGCGCAGTTTACAGCGCCCGAGCCAATTGATATCCAGTAATACGGGAAGCACCATGAGTATGGGGCCCGGACAACCACGGGCACGTAAGAGTAGCGGTTCCAGTCCTTGGGATGGTGAAG AGCCACCGTTGCCAGGGCAAAAATCCTGGAAACGTCCTTCAAGTGCTGCCGACTCAGAACGACGACTGGCTGAAAGCAGACGGGTAGCCGCACTCGGACAGACCCCCTCCGGCTCTGATGGAGAAAAGGATCGCAG GTTCCGCAAAAAGCAACGGTCACGTGGCAAAGAAATTCCTTACAGCAGCTCGGGCCTACCACCGTCCAATACTGGTAGTCGATATAGTGGCACTGTTGCCGCCACAACTCATTCTCGTGACAATTACGATTATATAACGTACGACGATGACGATGTCGGCGACGAGGAAGACTATGCGGATGAGGATTATGACGAGCCGCCCACAGATGAGGACAAATTCGAACGCTTGAATAGGCGTCGCCATGAAATGCATCAACGTATGTTGGAGAGCGAACGCAGACAGCATTCGATGGGAAAAGTGCCCATTAGTTCCCTCAAATGCAGTGCTCCGACGGCGGCAACAAAGAAATATCCCACAAGAGGCGGCGAATATGATTTCGACGATTATGAACAATCTCCAACATCGCGTTCGAATGCCAGCGCCAGCTTGGCAAGTGCCGCCAGTTCTTATATAGCTACGACTGGTGTCGGTGGCAGCACTGGAAGTGCTACGAAATTTAGCTTTGATGGTGGCTTTGAATCGGACTTCAACCAAAGCTCTCCACCGCCAGCACCCGCCGGCACTGCATCCAGTTGCAATTCTACGCCCGCCGCCACCACAGCGAGCGCATGCGTTACACCGGCAACCAAGTCATCCTTCCGCTTTTCGAACGACTTCTCGGAACGAGAAAAATTGCACGGCTTCCCACAAAACTCCAACAGCGTGAGCACCGCGCAAcagttggacttggacaatacGCAATCACCAGCACCGCATGCAATGCCCCCCATCATCACGCAAAAATTACGTTTCGACGATAATGTCAAAGTTTCACAATTCGACGACGCCGCTTTCGAAGATGACTTCTCGAATGCACAATTCGACTTCGAAAAGGAGGACCAATGGCACGCGGACTCATTGCAAAGCGCCAGCAGCGCCGCACTCATGACCACCGCTGCGAAAAAACACAATCTGCGAAATAGCAAACTGCAACAGAGACAGGAACTGATCAAGAAATCCGAATCCATTAACATTTTCGGCAAGAAATCTGAGGATCCCTTCGAGGACGATGAGTTCTTCAAGGCGCCCGGCGGTGAAGGCGCATTagccaacaataataacaacaatggcaacGGACAGCAGTTGAGTAAAACAGGTGCGGGCAACGGCAGCGGCTTTCAATGTGACGACGACTTCAACTTCGCCAAATTCGACGAAAATATGTGA